The sequence below is a genomic window from Candidatus Omnitrophota bacterium.
ACGCGATACCCCAACTGCACCTGCAGCCCGCCAATGAGTCCGGGGACGATTTCCGGTTGCAGTTCGATGGTTTTCCGCTCGCGGCGCTCGAGCGTCGCTCTCAAGCGAGCCAAGGCTTCCTCCGACACCGGATGGGCTGCGCGCACCACGACCCGCAGGCGGCGGCGCGCGCCGTCGACCAAGACGCCGAAGGCTTCGGCGATCTCCGGCAGATATGCAGCACGGCCCATGCTGATGATCATCTGGACCGCGGCATTCATCAGCGCTGACCACCCGCCCCCCAGCAGCCGCTGCAGCACCGCCGTCTTCTCCTGGGGATCGACATCCGGATTGCGCAAGAGCTGGCGGAGTCCTGCCTCCTGCTGGATGAGATTGCCGATGGCGGTGAGCTGTTCCAGCGCCTCATCGACAAGCCCGTCGGCCGTGGCGGTGGCAAAGACCGCTTCGGCGTAGCGCGCGGCAATCGGGTCAAAAGCCATTCCTTAGGTGTGTGAGCCTTCCCGCTCCAAATCATCCAAAACGGCATCGACGAGCTGGCGGTCGGTCTTGGGATCCACCTTTTGCCGAAGGATTTTCTCGACGGCGTCCATCGTCAAGCGGGCGACATGGTCGCGCAGCTGGACTTTGGCCTTGGCGACTTCAAGCTCGATGGCCTCCTTGGATTTCGTCATGGCGGAGGCCGCCTGTTCGCGCGCTTGCTCCTGGATCTCGAGCGAGATGCGCTTGCCTTCCAAAATCGCCTGCTGGATTTTCTGCCGCGCCTCATCCTCGATCTTCGCCAGCCGTTGCGCGTAGTCGGCCTGCAGCCGGGCGACGTCTTCCTTGCTGCGGGCCACCTGGCGCAAGCTCTCCTCGATGTGCGCTCGCCGCCGATCGAGCATCGTCAGCAGCGGACGCCAGGCAAAACGCCGCAAGATGATCAGCAGCAGGATAAAGCTGATGAGCTGCGAGAGGATCTGTTGAAGATCCGGCAGCAGGGCTTCCGGCATGCTTAGCCGATCTTGCCTTGCAGGACGAAGGCGATGACGAGCACGTAAATCGTCAGCGCTTCAATCAGCGCGCAGCCGATGATCATGGCCGTCTGAATCTGCCCGGCCGCTTCCGGCTGGCGCGCAATCGCATCCAACGCCGCCGACACCGCGCGGCCGAGCCCGAACGCCGAGGCCACCGCCGCTAACCCCAACGCCAAGGGAACCGTTAACGCCAGCACTGCCCGATACTCGGTTGGCATGACTCCTCCTTACGCTTCTGGGACGTGTGAGTGGTGTTCTCCGTGATGCGGTGTCACCAGCGAGAGGTACACCGTCGCCAGCAGGCTGAACACCAGCGCCTGCACCGTGCTGAAAATCAGCACCAGGGGAACCGCGAAGAGCTGCACCGGCAGCCCGATGGGCAAATGCAGCGCAATCCCTGCGGCCAGCCCAAGCCCGACGAGGACGGCTAAGAGCACATCTTCGGCAAAAATATTGAAGGTCAAACGCAAACAGAGGCTCGCCGGCTTGATGAACTCGCCGAGCGCTTCGAGCACGAGGAGAATCACCGCCACCGCGGCCGTGATGACCAGCATGATCGGCATCAGCCACGCCGCCGTCTTCGGGATGCGCGGGGATCCGGCCATGTGGTCCAGATACGCCAGCAGCCCGACATCGCGGATGCGCGTCCACTGCACATAGCCGAAGACCGCGAGTGCGAGCGCAATCGGCAAACTCAAATTCGCCGTCGAGGATTTCATGCCGGGAAGCAAGCCGGAGAGGTTGGTGATCCAAATAAAGAGGAACAGGGTGCCGATAAACGGCGTATGCCGTCGGCCGTCGGGGCCGAGCACGCGCTGGATGAACTGGTCGATGCCGTCCGCCAAGAGCTCAAGGATATTTTGCCCGCGGCGCGGCAGGAGGGTGGGCTTGCGCGCGAAGCACCAGGCGATGAGACAAATCACCGATGAGACGAGCAGCGAAAAGACGACGTTCTCCCAGCGATGCAGCCACGCGATGGCGGGGTGATGCTGCCAATGGCTCAGGGCCGTGATGAGGTTGGGAAGCTCCGGAATGCTGGAGGATCCATGCGCGGCCGAGATGGCCTCGCGCGCGGCGTGGATGGCGTGCTCAGCGGCCATCGGAACGCACCAGGCTCATGCGCGAGGCGCGCAGCGCAAACCAGGCGATGCCAGCGATGAGGACGAGGGTAAATCCCATACAAAAGCCGAGGAGCGAGACGGTCCCGCTCGCCAACAGCACGCCGGCGAGCAGATAGAGCGCTGGGAACTTGACGAGCAGCCACCAGACCACCCGGCGTCGGGACGGCTGCGGCCCGAGCCATGCGGCAAGCATCTGCACCAAGCACCAGAGGCTTGCGGCGTTCCAGGCCCCGCCCAGGAGCGCGCCGAGCATCATCCACAGGGTGTGCGGCATGACGCGATTAGTTGGTCCCAAGATTTCGCGCTCGGCGAATCAGCTGCATCGTCGTTCGAGCGCTGGCGGCGAATCCCAGCACAAGACCTCCGCCCATCCCCCATGGGCTGCTGCGCCACCACCCGTCCATCAGCGATCCGACAGCGTACCCAAGGGCCGGACCAATGAGCAACACGAAGGGGATCGCGGTCAATAATCCGATTTGCTGAGCCAGCACGGATGGTTTCGAGTCTTTCATTATAGCAGATGGATGCCCGTCGTGGCATGCAGCAGGGCCAGGAGGGGTCCGGGCAAAAGACCGAAGAGGAGTGTGACGAAGGCGCAGCACGCGACCGCCATGCGCAGAGGCGCTGCCGCCGTGACCGGCGCTGCCGTGGTCGGGGCGACAAAGTACATCAGCCGGATGATGTTGACGTAATAGTAGAGTGCCACCGCGCTATTGAGAATCCCCGCCATCGCCAACCACCAGTGATGGGTTTGGATGGCCGACCCAAACAGGAGAAACTTCCCGAAGAACCCGGCGAGCGGCGGAATGCCGGCCAGCGAGAGGAGAAAGAGCGCGCAGACCAGGGCGAGGCCAGGGGATCGCTGCCCAAGGCCTCGAAACGCCTCGATCGATTCGCTGCGGGTCGCATTCTCCACCGCGACCACGCAGGCAAACGCGCCTAAATTCATGAACAGATAGGCCACCAAATAAAACAGCAGCCCATCGATGCCCATGGAAGAGTTGACGACGAACCCGATCAGCAGATACCCGACTTGGCCGATCGTCGAGTAGGCGAGCAGCCGCTTCACGTTGGTTTGCGTCAGCGCCGCCAGATTCCCCAGCGTCATCGTCACGATGGTCAAGACGATCAGCAGCGGCCGAAGGTTTCCCCAGACCGGACCGAGGACCTGCACCACGCGCACCAGCAAGGCGAGTCCGGCGGCTTTCGGCCCGACGGAGAGGAGCGCGGCCACCGGCACCGGAGCGCCTTCATACGCATCCGGCGTCCACATGTGAAACGGCACCATCGAAATTTTAAAGGCCAGGCCGGCGAGCAGGAGGGCGGCGGCGATGAGCACCGCACCCTGCGCGGCGAACGCCGTCCCTCCGGCGGCGCGCTGCAGCTCGGGGAATCCCAGCTGGCCGGTCGCGCCGTAGAGCAGCGACATGCCAAAGAGCATCATGCCGGAGGAGAGGGCCCCGAAGAGCAGATATTTCAGCGACGCCTCGGCCGAACGCGGCTCCTGCAGCAGCCCGACGAGGACATACGAGCTGAGGCTCACCAGCTCCATCGCCAGATACGCCATGAGCAGATGATTCGCCTCGGCCATGAGTATTACGCCGAGCCCGATGAGCAGCAGCAGCCCGACGTACTCGCCCTGCACCGACGGTTCCGTCTCGCGCGAGGCCATCACCAGCAGCAGCACGATGGCGATCGTGCCCAGCGCGATCCAGCGGAACGTCAGGCTGAACGGGTCGCAGACGATGAGGCCGTAAAACATCCCGGCGGGCGGCGGCACCGGGGCAAGCCATAACGCACATGCCGCCGCCAGGATCGCGGCCCACGCCGCGACCATCACCAGGAAGCGTGTGGCCTTCGCCGCACCCAGCAGCATGACCACCAGCGCGCCAGCGCCCAGCATGGTCTCCGGCCACCACGCATTGAGGCTATTGAGCAATACCGTCCCCATCTCACTCACTCACCTAATCACCTAATCACTTAATCACCGCTCTAGCGGTCGATGTGACGCAACAGTTGTTGGATGGTGGCGTCCTGAAGGCGCAGGACAAACATCGGATACACCCCAACGGCGAGCACCACGACCAGTAGCGGAATCAGGGTCAGCCGCTCCCACCAGGTCATGTCGGTCAGCGCCTTCCACCGCTCATTCAGCGGCCCGAGCAAAATCTGCCGAATGACCTTGAGCATATACGCCGCGGCCACGACAATCCCGATCGATGAGACCACGGTGGGCCAGCGCCAAACGTTAAAGGCTCCTAGCATCGACAGAAACTCCGCCACAAATCCGCTTAAGCCCGGCAACCCGAGCGAGCCCAGCGAGAAAAAGATCAAAAACCCCGCATACACCGGCACCCTGGCGCCGAGGCCGCCGAAGGCGGACAGATCGCGCGTATGGGTGCGCTCATACAGCACGCCGACGAGCAAGAACATGCCGCCGGTCAAGAGCCCATGACTGAACATCTGCAGCATCGCGCCGTTGAACCCCGCCGGGGTCAAGCTCGCCAAGCCGAGCAGCACGAAGCCCATGTGCGACACCGAGGAGTACGCGACTAATCGCTTGAAGTCCGTCTGCGCCATCGCGACAAAGGCGCCATAGACGATGTTGATCATGCCAAGCCCCGCCATCGCCCACGCAAAATAGCGCGCGGCCTCAGGGCAGATCGGATAGCTGATCCGGAAAAATCCATAGCCGCCCATTTTCAGCAGCACCCCGGCCAGCAAGACGCTGCCGGGTGTCGGCGCATCCACGTGCGCGTCCGGCAGCCAGGTGTGGAACGGAAACACCGGCACCTTGATCGCAAACCCCAGAAAGAGGCCGAGAAAGACCAGCCGCCCAAAGTTCGCATCGAAGGTGTGGCCCAGCTGGGCCAGCTGCAGCATGTCAAAGGTGCCGGCGCGCAGGTACAGGGCCAAAATCGCCAGCAGCATGAAGAGGCTGCCCGCCAGCGTATACACGAAAAACTTAAACGCCGAGTACTCCCGCCGACCGCCGCCCCAGATGCCGATCAAGAAATACATCGGGACGAGCACGATTTCCCAAAAGACGTAAAAGAGAAAGAGATCCAGGGCCACGAAGGTGCCGAGCATGCCGACTTCGAGCAGCAGATACAGGGCGAAATATTCTTTGTGGCGCTCGGCGATGGACGATGAGGCCATGCACGCCAGAAACCCGAGCAGCGCCGTCAGCAACACCATCCACACGCTGAGGCCGTCGATGCCGACGTGGTAGAACGCGTTGATCTGCGGAATCCAGCTCGCGTGCTCGCGGAATTGAATGCCGATGGCGCTCGGCTGAAAGTCCCGCAGCATGATGACGCCGAGCAGCAGCGCGCATCCTGTCGCCACCAGGGCCACGCAGCGGATGGCCCACACCCACGACTTCGGCAGGCACAGGATGATGAGCATCCCGATCAACGGGCACAGCAGCAACCACGTCAGCAGCATCGAGCCCACCTCTCTCGTTATCGGCGCAAGACAAAGGACAGCGCGGCAACAGCCACCACCACCACAAACAGATAGTGCTGAATGATGCCGGTTTGCAGCGCCCGCAGGGCCACGCCGGCCGCGCGGATCGTTGAGGCCGTTCCATTGACGATCCGATCCACCACCAACCGATCACACGCATCCTTCCACCGGCTGATCCGATCGCCAAGCCGGCCGGCCCCGTTGACCGCGCCGTCAATGACGCGCTGATCGAACGTGGCGAGTCCTTGGGCCAGCGAGAGAAACGGCTGGATGATCGCCCGGTCATAGAGTTCATCAACGTAATATTTGTGAAACGCCCACGCGTAGAGCCGGTGCCCGATGGGCCGCAGGCCCTCGGGCAGGAGATTGCGCCGCTGCACGCCGACGATCCAGGCCAACCAGATCCCAGCCCCCGCCATGAGGAAGGAGCCGACGAAGAGCCAGGGATCGATGCCTTCGTGCGCTTCTTCAACGCCCAGCAGGTGGAACAACGGGTGGAACCAGGCCGAACCGGTCAGCCCAGCGCCCAGCGCGCCGCAAGCCAGGACCAGGAGCGGGATGATCATGAGGCCCGGCGATTCATGAGCCGTGTGATTGCCGTGATGCGCGATGGTGCCTTCGAAACAGCGGAGGTACAGTCGGAAGACGTAGCCTGTCGTCATCACGGCGCTGGCGATCAACACCCACATCAGCCATGGATGCGCGTGCCGAGCTTCAAGCAAGACGGCGTCTTTGCTCCAGAAGCCGCTGAAGGGAAACACCCCGCTCATGGAAAGCGCGCCGATGAAAAAAACCGCAGCCGTGATCGGCATGGCGCGCCGCAGCCCGCCGAGCTCGCCTAATTCTTGCGTATGCGCCGCATGGATGACGCTGCCGGCCGCCAGAAACAGCAGCGCTTTGAAATACGCATGGGTCATCAAATGGAACATGGCGACGGCAGCCGCGCCTAAGCCGAGGGCGGTCATCATCAATCCAAGTTGGCTCAGCGTGGAGTACGCCAGAATGCGCTTGATGTCGGTTTGCGTCAGGGCGACGGTGCCGGCAAGCAGATGGGTCAGCAGTCCGATGGCGAGGACGATCGACAGGCTCTGCGGCGTAAACAGCGGCAGCGTGCGCGCGACGAGATAGACGCCGGCCGCCACCATGGTGGCCGCGTGAATCAGCGCCGAGACCGGGGTGGGGCCTTCCATGGCATCCGGCAGCCAGACGTGCAGCGGAACCTGCGCCGATTTACCGACCGCGCCCAAGAAGATGAGGAGGCTCATCGCGGTCAACGTGTGCGGAGGAAGCTTCGTCGCAGCCTCAGCGAGCGTGCCAAACTGCAGGCTGCCCCAAGTCCAGGCCAGCCACAGCACGCCAAGCAACAGCCCGGTGTCGCCGATGCGCGTCGTGATAAAGGCCTTGCGTCCCGCCGCGGCGGCCGCCGGCTTCTCGAACCAGAAGCTGATCAAGAGGTACGAGCAGAGTCCGACGAGTTCCCAGCCGGCGTACAGCAGCACAAAGTGATCGGCCATCACCAGAATCAGCATGGAGGCGCAGAACAGCGAAAAGTAGGCGAAGTAGCGGGAGAAGCGCGGGTCATGGCGCATGTAGCCTATGGAATACACCGCGATCATCGGCGCAATCGAGGTGACGACGATCAGCATGAGCAGGCTCAAGCCGTCGACGGCCAGGCCCATCTGCCAGAAGCCGGCCGGCCCGCCAGGCAGCCAGGGCCAGCTCACGCGCAGCGCCTCGCCATGCCAGACGCTGGGGGCGATGTGGCACGTCAACGCCAAGGCGCCGAAAAGAGCCGCCACCGCCCCCCAGGCGCTGAGCCGGCCGATCCGCCGCCCAATGAGAATATTGACGGCAAATGCCAGCAACGGAAGGCCCGGAATCCACGCGATCATCCCTTGAGCAGCTCCACTTGATCCGCGAGAACGGTCTTGGCGGTGCGCGACACATTCAGGATAATCGCCAGCCCCACGACGGCTTCGCAGGCCGCCAGCGCGATGATAAACAAGGCGAACGCCTGCCCCTGCGCCTCCCCGTAGAGCCGCCCGAAGAGGACGAAATTCAGCGCGGCGGCGTTGAGGATCAGCTCCACCGCCAGCAGCAAGCCGACGGCGTGCCGGCGCGTGAGCATCCCATACAAGCCGATGCAGAAGAGCGCGTGGCTGAGGATCAGCAGGCCGCTCATGGCTCGCGGTCTCGAAACACTGCGTTCCGCGGAGCCGCGACGGCGATCGCGCCCACCATCGCGGCCACAAGCACCAGGGAGACGATCTCAAACGGCAGGACGAGCGTCGTCATCAATCCCTGGCCCAGCGAGGAGAGCGATGCGGCGTCCGCTGAGGAACGGGCCGCGGCCAAGGGGGCGGTCGCGCTGCACAACGCGGCAAAGCATCCGACGGCGGCGACGGCCGCCGGCCCTTGCTGGCGGCTCGCTGGGGCGTTCGCCGCCAGCTGCCGCTTCGCCGTCAGCATGATGGCGAACACCACGAGGGTTAGAATCGCCCCAACGTAGACGAGGATTTGGACGAACGCGAGGAATTCCGCCTCAAGCAGAATGAAGAGCCCGGCCACGCCCAGCAGGACGAGCCCGAGGCTGAGGGCGGCGCGGAACAGGTTGCGCAGCGTCACCACCCATAACGCGCTGATGATAATGACAACGCTCAGCAATCCGCAAAGCATCATAGAAGCGTGGTATTCCAGCAGGCGGTGGGATTATACCACGGCCTTGGTGATGACACGACCGGGGCGGCTCACCGGAATTTGCTCGCTGCATAAGGGGCAGTCGTGCGGCGGAAACGTTTCAAACGCCAGCGACAGCAGCCGAATGAACTTGCGGCCGGGAAACCTGACCTTGCCGCCGGAGCGATCGACGACCGTGCCGATGCCCACCACTTTCGCCCCGAAGCCGGAGACGAGATCGGCAACTTTTCGCCCTGATTCGCCGGTCGTCATGGCGTCTTCCACGATGAGCACGCGGTCTTTCTTGGAGACGGTGAATCCTCGGCGCAGCTGCATTTCGGCATCCACGCGCTCCGCGTACATCGCGCGCACGCCCAGCACGCGGGCCGTTTCAAATGCGACGATGAGCCCTCCGACGGCCGGGCCGATGACGACGGTCGGCTTGGCGGGTGTAAACCGCCGGGCTAACTCGTGGCAAATCGCCGTCGCC
It includes:
- a CDS encoding NADH-quinone oxidoreductase subunit M yields the protein MLLTWLLLCPLIGMLIILCLPKSWVWAIRCVALVATGCALLLGVIMLRDFQPSAIGIQFREHASWIPQINAFYHVGIDGLSVWMVLLTALLGFLACMASSSIAERHKEYFALYLLLEVGMLGTFVALDLFLFYVFWEIVLVPMYFLIGIWGGGRREYSAFKFFVYTLAGSLFMLLAILALYLRAGTFDMLQLAQLGHTFDANFGRLVFLGLFLGFAIKVPVFPFHTWLPDAHVDAPTPGSVLLAGVLLKMGGYGFFRISYPICPEAARYFAWAMAGLGMINIVYGAFVAMAQTDFKRLVAYSSVSHMGFVLLGLASLTPAGFNGAMLQMFSHGLLTGGMFLLVGVLYERTHTRDLSAFGGLGARVPVYAGFLIFFSLGSLGLPGLSGFVAEFLSMLGAFNVWRWPTVVSSIGIVVAAAYMLKVIRQILLGPLNERWKALTDMTWWERLTLIPLLVVVLAVGVYPMFVLRLQDATIQQLLRHIDR
- the atpF gene encoding F0F1 ATP synthase subunit B, which encodes MPEALLPDLQQILSQLISFILLLIILRRFAWRPLLTMLDRRRAHIEESLRQVARSKEDVARLQADYAQRLAKIEDEARQKIQQAILEGKRISLEIQEQAREQAASAMTKSKEAIELEVAKAKVQLRDHVARLTMDAVEKILRQKVDPKTDRQLVDAVLDDLEREGSHT
- a CDS encoding orotate phosphoribosyltransferase encodes the protein MLTRDQLLEMFRRSNALQRGHFELSSGLHSGHYFQCAQVLQFPKQATAICHELARRFTPAKPTVVIGPAVGGLIVAFETARVLGVRAMYAERVDAEMQLRRGFTVSKKDRVLIVEDAMTTGESGRKVADLVSGFGAKVVGIGTVVDRSGGKVRFPGRKFIRLLSLAFETFPPHDCPLCSEQIPVSRPGRVITKAVV
- a CDS encoding NADH-quinone oxidoreductase subunit J — encoded protein: MMLCGLLSVVIIISALWVVTLRNLFRAALSLGLVLLGVAGLFILLEAEFLAFVQILVYVGAILTLVVFAIMLTAKRQLAANAPASRQQGPAAVAAVGCFAALCSATAPLAAARSSADAASLSSLGQGLMTTLVLPFEIVSLVLVAAMVGAIAVAAPRNAVFRDREP
- a CDS encoding AtpZ/AtpI family protein, coding for MKDSKPSVLAQQIGLLTAIPFVLLIGPALGYAVGSLMDGWWRSSPWGMGGGLVLGFAASARTTMQLIRRARNLGTN
- a CDS encoding NADH-quinone oxidoreductase subunit N; its protein translation is MGTVLLNSLNAWWPETMLGAGALVVMLLGAAKATRFLVMVAAWAAILAAACALWLAPVPPPAGMFYGLIVCDPFSLTFRWIALGTIAIVLLLVMASRETEPSVQGEYVGLLLLIGLGVILMAEANHLLMAYLAMELVSLSSYVLVGLLQEPRSAEASLKYLLFGALSSGMMLFGMSLLYGATGQLGFPELQRAAGGTAFAAQGAVLIAAALLLAGLAFKISMVPFHMWTPDAYEGAPVPVAALLSVGPKAAGLALLVRVVQVLGPVWGNLRPLLIVLTIVTMTLGNLAALTQTNVKRLLAYSTIGQVGYLLIGFVVNSSMGIDGLLFYLVAYLFMNLGAFACVVAVENATRSESIEAFRGLGQRSPGLALVCALFLLSLAGIPPLAGFFGKFLLFGSAIQTHHWWLAMAGILNSAVALYYYVNIIRLMYFVAPTTAAPVTAAAPLRMAVACCAFVTLLFGLLPGPLLALLHATTGIHLL
- the nuoL gene encoding NADH-quinone oxidoreductase subunit L — translated: MIAWIPGLPLLAFAVNILIGRRIGRLSAWGAVAALFGALALTCHIAPSVWHGEALRVSWPWLPGGPAGFWQMGLAVDGLSLLMLIVVTSIAPMIAVYSIGYMRHDPRFSRYFAYFSLFCASMLILVMADHFVLLYAGWELVGLCSYLLISFWFEKPAAAAAGRKAFITTRIGDTGLLLGVLWLAWTWGSLQFGTLAEAATKLPPHTLTAMSLLIFLGAVGKSAQVPLHVWLPDAMEGPTPVSALIHAATMVAAGVYLVARTLPLFTPQSLSIVLAIGLLTHLLAGTVALTQTDIKRILAYSTLSQLGLMMTALGLGAAAVAMFHLMTHAYFKALLFLAAGSVIHAAHTQELGELGGLRRAMPITAAVFFIGALSMSGVFPFSGFWSKDAVLLEARHAHPWLMWVLIASAVMTTGYVFRLYLRCFEGTIAHHGNHTAHESPGLMIIPLLVLACGALGAGLTGSAWFHPLFHLLGVEEAHEGIDPWLFVGSFLMAGAGIWLAWIVGVQRRNLLPEGLRPIGHRLYAWAFHKYYVDELYDRAIIQPFLSLAQGLATFDQRVIDGAVNGAGRLGDRISRWKDACDRLVVDRIVNGTASTIRAAGVALRALQTGIIQHYLFVVVVAVAALSFVLRR
- the atpH gene encoding ATP synthase F1 subunit delta, with product MAFDPIAARYAEAVFATATADGLVDEALEQLTAIGNLIQQEAGLRQLLRNPDVDPQEKTAVLQRLLGGGWSALMNAAVQMIISMGRAAYLPEIAEAFGVLVDGARRRLRVVVRAAHPVSEEALARLRATLERRERKTIELQPEIVPGLIGGLQVQLGYRVFDGSIARQLVNLRERLTTIRVN
- the nuoK gene encoding NADH-quinone oxidoreductase subunit NuoK — encoded protein: MSGLLILSHALFCIGLYGMLTRRHAVGLLLAVELILNAAALNFVLFGRLYGEAQGQAFALFIIALAACEAVVGLAIILNVSRTAKTVLADQVELLKG
- the atpE gene encoding ATP synthase F0 subunit C, with amino-acid sequence MPTEYRAVLALTVPLALGLAAVASAFGLGRAVSAALDAIARQPEAAGQIQTAMIIGCALIEALTIYVLVIAFVLQGKIG
- a CDS encoding F0F1 ATP synthase subunit A, which gives rise to MAAEHAIHAAREAISAAHGSSSIPELPNLITALSHWQHHPAIAWLHRWENVVFSLLVSSVICLIAWCFARKPTLLPRRGQNILELLADGIDQFIQRVLGPDGRRHTPFIGTLFLFIWITNLSGLLPGMKSSTANLSLPIALALAVFGYVQWTRIRDVGLLAYLDHMAGSPRIPKTAAWLMPIMLVITAAVAVILLVLEALGEFIKPASLCLRLTFNIFAEDVLLAVLVGLGLAAGIALHLPIGLPVQLFAVPLVLIFSTVQALVFSLLATVYLSLVTPHHGEHHSHVPEA